A DNA window from Chloroflexota bacterium contains the following coding sequences:
- a CDS encoding CoA protein activase: MKVTLPHMGNIYVAFSALFRALNIDFVIPPPCSRRTLSLGARHSPEFVCVPFKLTLGNYIEGLELGADTLLMAAGPGLCRFGYYAKLQAEVLRELGFQFQVVDTQPFEGGRITGIAKKIRWLANDAPWPKVIAAVRFALAKIAVLDDLERIIHCVRARELVKGTATKVWQEAIRAIDVAADSRTLHQTKTDYIEKLGSIPIAEDEQPLRVGIIGEFYVVLEPFSNGDVEIELGKLGVEVARTMFVSEWTKISLFLSALGLSPKREIFRAANPYLKRDVGGDGWESVGETVLYATHGFDGMVHLAPFTCMPEIIAQNILPTVSRQSDIPVLTITCDEQMGRAGLVTRLEAFVDLMRRRRRAPLHQGRGLNLAQSRKGR, from the coding sequence TTGAAGGTAACACTTCCCCATATGGGCAATATCTATGTCGCTTTCAGCGCTCTGTTCCGCGCACTGAATATTGACTTTGTCATTCCCCCACCGTGTAGTCGGCGAACGCTCAGCCTGGGGGCACGCCATTCGCCGGAGTTCGTTTGCGTGCCCTTTAAGCTCACCCTCGGTAATTATATCGAGGGACTGGAATTGGGGGCTGATACCCTGCTGATGGCGGCCGGTCCCGGGCTATGTCGTTTCGGTTACTATGCTAAATTGCAGGCCGAAGTTCTACGTGAGCTCGGTTTTCAATTCCAGGTGGTAGATACCCAGCCATTCGAGGGTGGCCGCATCACGGGGATAGCGAAGAAGATCCGCTGGCTGGCCAACGATGCCCCCTGGCCAAAGGTCATCGCGGCCGTGCGCTTCGCCCTGGCCAAGATTGCTGTTCTCGACGATCTAGAACGGATCATCCACTGCGTGCGGGCCCGGGAGTTGGTCAAGGGTACGGCCACTAAGGTATGGCAGGAGGCCATCAGGGCGATTGACGTGGCCGCTGACAGCCGTACCCTACACCAAACAAAGACAGATTATATCGAAAAATTAGGTTCCATTCCCATAGCCGAGGATGAACAACCCCTCCGTGTCGGCATCATCGGTGAGTTCTATGTCGTTCTGGAACCGTTCTCTAATGGGGATGTGGAGATAGAATTGGGTAAGTTAGGGGTTGAGGTGGCCCGGACGATGTTCGTGAGCGAGTGGACGAAGATCTCTCTCTTTCTCAGTGCCCTCGGACTCAGCCCCAAACGGGAGATCTTTCGGGCAGCTAACCCCTACCTGAAGCGGGATGTGGGCGGTGATGGCTGGGAATCAGTGGGCGAGACGGTCCTCTACGCCACCCATGGCTTCGATGGGATGGTCCATCTAGCCCCCTTCACCTGCATGCCGGAGATCATCGCTCAGAATATCCTACCCACTGTCAGCCGCCAAAGCGACATCCCTGTTTTAACAATAACCTGTGATGAGCAGATGGGCCGGGCCGGTCTGGTGACACGCCTGGAGGCCTTTGTCGATCTAATGCGCCGTCGCCGTCGGGCTCCTCTTCATCAGGGCAGGGGCTTAAATCTGGCCCAATCACGCAAAGGAAGGTGA
- a CDS encoding acyl-CoA dehydratase activase: MEVYVGIDVGSVTTKFAVLNEQNELLYSNYMRTQGKPIAVIQEGLRDVAAHLPSEALIKGIGTTGSGRMLAGVVVGADVVKNEITAHAVGAAHYVPDVQTVIEIGGQDSKFIILRGGIVVDFAMNTVCAAGTGAFLDQQAARLNMRIEDFGPLSLKSKTPVRIAGRCTVFAESDMIHKQQMGHRIEDILYGLCEAMARNYLNNLGLGKEILPPVVFQGGVAANVGIVRAFEEALKTQIQVPPHHHVIGAIGAAILAHEHMSLDGRVTKFKGFGISEVEYTTSSFDCKACSNVCEIVQIKMNREVVARWGGRCGMWDT, from the coding sequence ATGGAAGTATATGTAGGCATCGATGTCGGCTCGGTGACGACGAAATTCGCCGTCCTGAATGAGCAGAATGAGCTGCTCTACAGCAATTATATGCGTACTCAGGGTAAGCCCATTGCCGTCATCCAGGAGGGACTGCGCGATGTAGCCGCACATTTGCCCTCTGAGGCTCTAATTAAGGGGATAGGCACTACAGGTAGTGGGCGCATGTTGGCTGGGGTAGTAGTGGGAGCAGATGTAGTCAAAAATGAGATCACAGCGCACGCTGTAGGGGCTGCCCACTACGTGCCGGATGTCCAAACAGTCATCGAGATTGGGGGACAAGACTCCAAATTTATCATTCTGCGCGGTGGCATCGTGGTCGATTTCGCTATGAATACCGTTTGTGCGGCCGGCACGGGGGCCTTTCTAGATCAACAGGCTGCCCGCCTGAACATGAGGATCGAGGATTTTGGTCCGCTCTCGCTGAAGTCTAAGACACCGGTGCGCATCGCCGGACGCTGTACCGTATTCGCCGAATCGGATATGATTCATAAACAGCAGATGGGACATCGTATCGAGGATATCCTCTATGGCTTGTGTGAGGCGATGGCCCGTAACTATCTGAACAACCTTGGCTTAGGTAAGGAGATCTTGCCCCCCGTTGTCTTCCAGGGTGGCGTGGCTGCCAACGTGGGCATCGTGCGGGCCTTCGAAGAGGCGTTAAAGACCCAGATTCAGGTGCCACCCCACCACCACGTCATAGGGGCGATCGGGGCGGCCATCCTGGCCCATGAGCACATGTCCCTCGATGGACGCGTCACCAAGTTTAAGGGTTTTGGCATTAGTGAGGTGGAGTATACGACTTCATCCTTCGATTGCAAGGCCTGCTCCAACGTCTGTGAGATCGTGCAGATCAAGATGAATCGAGAGGTGGTCGCCCGCTGGGGTGGACGCTGTGGCATGTGGGACACCTAA
- a CDS encoding Nramp family divalent metal transporter: MAILGPGLIAACADNDAGGISTYSIAGAYYGYSLLWVLFVITLSLAFTQEIGARTGAVTGKGLAGLIREEFGLRATAFAMLTLLIANLGTTVSEFAGMAASLELFGVSKYIAVPTLAIIVWLLVTRGSYKGVERIFLGFSILYVTYIISGIMVKPPWGEVIRQTFVPSFRLEGGYLLAFIALVGTTITPWGQFFIQSYVVDKGLGIREYKYTRLEVFLGAFITDLVSFFILVCTAATLYVRGIGVQTAADAALALEPLAGRFAEGLFALGLLNASLLGAAILPLATAYAICEAFGWEAGVSRSFREAPLFNGLFTFTLGFGAAVALVPGLPLMWVMLVAQDVNGILLPVILFYALRIASNKRIMGRYANGPVFNLIAWGTAIGLIILTVLLLFSPLLSPFLPA, from the coding sequence ATGGCCATCCTGGGACCCGGGCTCATCGCCGCCTGTGCCGATAACGATGCGGGCGGAATCAGCACTTACTCGATCGCCGGGGCGTATTATGGCTATAGCCTTCTCTGGGTGCTTTTCGTCATCACCCTCAGCCTGGCCTTCACCCAGGAGATCGGCGCCCGTACCGGGGCAGTGACGGGGAAGGGATTGGCCGGGCTCATCCGCGAGGAGTTTGGGTTGAGGGCGACAGCTTTTGCCATGCTGACGTTGCTCATTGCCAACCTGGGCACTACTGTATCCGAGTTCGCTGGTATGGCGGCCAGCCTGGAGCTATTCGGCGTTTCCAAGTATATCGCCGTTCCAACGCTAGCCATCATCGTTTGGCTCCTGGTGACCCGGGGCTCCTACAAAGGGGTGGAGCGCATCTTCCTCGGCTTCTCCATTCTCTATGTAACCTATATCATCTCGGGGATCATGGTCAAGCCGCCATGGGGAGAGGTAATCCGCCAGACCTTCGTTCCATCTTTTCGTCTGGAGGGTGGTTATCTGCTGGCCTTTATTGCCCTAGTGGGAACGACGATCACCCCCTGGGGACAGTTCTTCATTCAATCCTACGTGGTGGATAAGGGCCTCGGTATTAGGGAGTACAAATACACACGGCTTGAGGTGTTCCTCGGCGCTTTTATCACCGATCTCGTCTCTTTCTTTATCCTCGTCTGTACGGCCGCTACTCTCTACGTGAGGGGGATCGGTGTTCAGACAGCAGCTGACGCGGCTCTCGCCCTAGAGCCATTAGCCGGCCGCTTTGCCGAGGGACTGTTCGCCCTTGGGTTGCTCAACGCCTCGCTTCTGGGAGCGGCCATCTTGCCTTTGGCTACAGCCTACGCCATCTGCGAGGCCTTCGGTTGGGAGGCCGGTGTCAGTCGCTCGTTCCGGGAAGCGCCCCTCTTCAATGGGCTCTTCACGTTCACCCTAGGCTTTGGGGCCGCCGTGGCCCTAGTGCCGGGTCTGCCACTGATGTGGGTGATGTTGGTCGCCCAGGACGTTAACGGCATCTTGTTGCCTGTAATCCTCTTCTATGCCTTAAGGATAGCTAGTAACAAGCGCATAATGGGCCGTTATGCGAATGGTCCCGTTTTTAATCTCATCGCCTGGGGAACAGCCATCGGCCTCATCATCCTTACCGTTTTACTCCTCTTTTCCCCGCTCCTGAGCCCCTTTTTACCCGCTTGA
- a CDS encoding CBS domain-containing protein produces MLFISQILNHDVQDSEGCPLGKLKDLIISTTVPYPEVIAIVIAAKQKRQFILPWNKVANLEGPDVRLSKPLDTLASYEPSESDIWLARDVLDKQIVATDGTKVVRANDLQLARVNAHYRLVGVDISLHGLVRRLGWEGSLKKITALLKYELPEHYIAWEDVDPIEINAAGVKLKVPHAKITRLHPADIAEIIAKLDRHTGDTLIQSLDNETVADTLEQFEPDLQASVIQSMDNERAADILEAMAPDDAADVLAELSKEKSEELLHLMNVEEAEDVRELLAYPEDSAGGVMTSEFVTFPPDLTAQQAINRLRELAPEPDIAQYIYVTDEEGHLLGVFSLYELIVAKPDSRLADFMTTSVVKVNVYDKQEEAAKAIAKYNLLALPVVDDQDRLQGIVTVDDAIDIILPTAWKKRLPRLFG; encoded by the coding sequence ATGCTCTTTATAAGCCAAATACTCAATCATGACGTGCAAGACAGCGAGGGATGCCCCCTGGGGAAGCTCAAGGACCTGATTATCTCTACGACGGTGCCTTATCCGGAGGTCATCGCTATCGTCATCGCCGCCAAACAGAAGAGACAGTTTATTCTCCCCTGGAATAAGGTGGCAAACCTGGAAGGACCAGATGTACGGCTCAGCAAGCCGCTTGACACCTTGGCCTCCTACGAGCCCAGCGAGAGCGATATCTGGTTAGCCAGGGATGTCTTGGATAAGCAGATCGTGGCCACCGATGGCACCAAGGTGGTGCGGGCGAACGACCTTCAGCTGGCCAGAGTGAACGCCCATTACCGCTTGGTTGGGGTTGATATCAGTTTGCACGGGCTCGTCCGTCGGCTCGGCTGGGAAGGGTCCCTGAAGAAGATCACCGCCCTATTGAAATACGAGCTGCCCGAGCACTACATCGCCTGGGAGGATGTCGATCCCATCGAGATTAACGCTGCCGGCGTCAAGCTGAAGGTACCCCATGCCAAGATCACCCGTCTCCATCCAGCTGATATCGCCGAGATCATCGCTAAACTTGATCGTCATACCGGTGATACACTGATCCAGTCATTGGACAACGAAACGGTGGCCGATACACTCGAACAGTTTGAGCCCGACCTCCAGGCTTCCGTTATTCAGAGCATGGATAACGAGCGGGCAGCCGACATCCTGGAAGCCATGGCTCCTGATGATGCGGCCGACGTGCTGGCAGAGCTTTCCAAGGAGAAAAGCGAGGAGCTGCTGCACCTGATGAATGTCGAGGAGGCCGAGGATGTGCGGGAATTGCTCGCTTATCCTGAGGACTCGGCCGGTGGCGTTATGACCAGCGAGTTCGTCACCTTTCCACCTGACCTTACAGCCCAGCAGGCCATCAACCGCCTGCGCGAGCTCGCCCCGGAGCCGGATATCGCGCAATATATCTACGTGACCGACGAGGAGGGACATCTACTGGGGGTCTTTTCCCTCTACGAACTGATCGTTGCCAAACCTGACAGCCGTCTGGCCGACTTTATGACTACGTCCGTGGTCAAGGTGAATGTCTACGACAAACAGGAGGAGGCAGCCAAAGCCATCGCCAAGTATAACCTGCTTGCTCTGCCGGTAGTGGATGACCAGGATCGACTACAGGGCATCGTCACCGTCGATGACGCCATAGACATCATCCTCCCGACGGCCTGGAAGAAGAGATTACCGAGACTGTTCGGTTAA
- the rsfS gene encoding ribosome silencing factor: MLELCRGGFCVLESVELAHKVVEIVSDKKASDIILLDLRGVSLIADYFVICSGQSERQIQAVADDILKSLESVGVKPLQTEGTSHSGWVLVDYGDVIVHIFAPSEREYYRLERLWSKATTVLRMQ, translated from the coding sequence ATGTTAGAATTATGCCGAGGGGGATTTTGCGTTCTGGAATCTGTCGAGCTGGCCCATAAAGTAGTCGAGATCGTCTCTGATAAGAAAGCAAGTGATATAATCTTGCTGGATCTCAGGGGCGTCTCTTTGATCGCTGATTACTTTGTCATTTGTAGTGGCCAGAGCGAGCGGCAAATCCAGGCGGTAGCCGATGACATTCTCAAGAGCCTGGAATCCGTCGGCGTAAAGCCATTGCAAACCGAAGGCACCAGCCACTCTGGCTGGGTCCTGGTGGACTATGGGGACGTAATCGTACATATCTTCGCCCCAAGCGAGCGCGAGTACTACCGCCTGGAGAGGCTCTGGAGCAAGGCGACAACTGTGTTGCGCATGCAGTAA
- a CDS encoding general stress protein B — MTEPKSGREMTVREAGRKGGKAVKEKYGLAFYTEIGRKGGRIVADKRGSAFYAEIGRIGGELIRDKYGSEFYAEIGRKGGEMVREKLGSEHYSRIGKKGGQRSRRGPTVK; from the coding sequence ATGACTGAACCAAAAAGCGGACGAGAAATGACCGTAAGGGAAGCTGGGCGGAAGGGAGGCAAGGCCGTCAAAGAGAAATACGGACTGGCTTTTTACACCGAGATCGGTAGAAAGGGTGGCCGGATAGTGGCCGACAAGAGAGGTTCGGCTTTCTACGCCGAGATCGGCAGGATCGGTGGTGAGCTCATCAGGGATAAATATGGTTCTGAGTTCTACGCTGAGATTGGCCGAAAAGGCGGTGAGATGGTCAGAGAGAAACTCGGCTCAGAACACTACTCGCGTATCGGTAAAAAGGGTGGGCAAAGATCTAGGCGAGGCCCCACCGTCAAATAG
- a CDS encoding NAD(P)/FAD-dependent oxidoreductase: MNGSTAGYSSFDVIIIGAGLTGLAAAYVLTSRGRRTLVLEKDTDLGGLVQSYDFNGFAIEKYYHHMFVDDQHLLRLFRELGLEREISWKTGSTGYFIVGRTYRLDTPLEILRYDRLSLIDKMRLALAVLQIRRKGLSAELDNTSARRWISQNCGEGVFTNFFRPLLHSKFGPAMDQVSAAWLTARVRIRSSRSVTGEQLGYPQHGFKSLVDALAARIKENGGSILASTAAERIIVDARNTVQGVSTRKGEFYAPKVLSTVDPGTLRTLVNLPGSDLTPLHYQGVSCALFGLKRKITNTYWLNLDAPELPFGLLVEHTNFHDILEYGGAKMLYVVSYHADDGFMQQDEDKVIEQYLSGLRKGFDILPEDVLWWRLSRHKAAGPIYAIGYRSLIPPHELSVKGLFGAGMLYSYPDRSMNDSVRQGLYWGARLASN, from the coding sequence ATGAATGGTAGCACCGCTGGATACTCCTCCTTCGACGTTATCATCATTGGCGCCGGACTGACTGGCTTAGCCGCTGCCTATGTCCTGACCTCGCGGGGACGCCGTACGCTTGTATTGGAAAAAGACACGGACCTTGGGGGCCTGGTGCAAAGCTACGATTTCAACGGCTTTGCCATCGAGAAGTACTACCACCACATGTTTGTTGATGATCAACACCTTTTGCGGTTATTCCGGGAACTCGGGCTTGAGCGAGAGATATCCTGGAAGACCGGCTCAACAGGCTATTTTATCGTCGGGCGAACATATCGTTTGGATACTCCCCTAGAAATCCTACGCTACGACCGCCTCAGCCTGATCGATAAGATGAGACTCGCCCTGGCCGTGCTTCAGATCCGCCGTAAAGGGCTATCGGCCGAGCTGGACAATACCTCTGCCCGTCGGTGGATCAGTCAAAATTGTGGGGAGGGAGTGTTCACTAACTTCTTCCGGCCCCTCTTGCACAGTAAGTTTGGCCCGGCGATGGATCAGGTCTCGGCTGCATGGCTCACCGCTAGGGTAAGAATAAGATCAAGCCGCTCTGTCACTGGTGAGCAGTTGGGTTACCCCCAGCACGGCTTTAAGTCCCTCGTAGATGCCCTCGCTGCCCGTATAAAAGAAAACGGTGGTTCGATCCTCGCCAGTACAGCGGCGGAGAGGATTATCGTCGATGCCCGGAACACCGTACAAGGAGTAAGCACAAGGAAGGGGGAGTTCTACGCCCCCAAGGTCCTCAGCACCGTTGATCCGGGCACATTGCGGACATTGGTCAACTTACCGGGAAGTGACCTAACCCCCCTCCACTACCAAGGGGTTAGCTGCGCCCTCTTCGGATTGAAGCGGAAGATTACCAATACCTACTGGCTGAACCTGGACGCACCAGAGCTACCTTTCGGCTTGCTAGTCGAGCATACCAACTTTCATGACATCCTGGAGTACGGCGGAGCAAAGATGCTCTACGTCGTGTCCTACCACGCGGACGATGGCTTCATGCAACAGGATGAGGACAAGGTCATCGAGCAATACCTCAGCGGGCTGCGGAAGGGTTTTGATATTCTCCCAGAGGATGTGCTCTGGTGGCGCCTATCTCGTCATAAGGCGGCGGGCCCGATCTACGCCATAGGCTATCGCTCCCTCATTCCTCCCCACGAGCTGAGCGTCAAGGGGCTCTTTGGGGCCGGCATGCTCTACAGCTACCCTGATCGCAGCATGAACGATTCCGTACGACAGGGTCTGTATTGGGGGGCAAGATTGGCCAGCAACTAA
- a CDS encoding oligosaccharide flippase family protein, producing MKKLARPDLLAVLILLILPLIYLWEVLFTDKVLLPIDNLFYFQPWLSFAPHFGASIPHNNLIGDLIVQNYSWKLFASEMVRSGQIPLWNPYIFGGVPFLAAGQYGVLYPLGVLFYVLPVAKAYGWFIALHLFLGAAFMYAYMRVIAVRPIGALLSAITFSFSTFIIVSFVWPQVVSTAIWAPLLLLMVEMIIRDSETRGITAIVWVLLGAVALGFQFLAGHMEISFYILFTLLFYAVSRLLSDWWQRRRLLVMMRAALLLATMVALGSALASIQLIPFYEAIKQNVRAGLVTYQDVIGWALPKQQLLSFLMPDFFGNPTHHSYFDLIQWRTQLAPNNFLGQPTEPPHTIFWGIKNYVEAGSYVGILPLALAAVALLSRRRKYTVIFSLYAALALLLAFGSPLYSIFFYGIPGFSQLHSPFRWIFPYTISLSILAGLGADYLAQRMGSPRGRLLTWLSRGLLFAGSALLLALGASLLMEGQSLRLATWAIQHSERLQGAFADGQMLYSYQFRNIFIFTLLLGASGITFYAARNRWRLLLPLWQPLAILVLVLDLFSFGMGFNSKTDPRLLAFVPPAIEFLKSDRELYRLVSFGYDDVLKPNTAMSYSLQDSRGYDTIIPKQYVDYWSLMEEPHGLLYSMVHKLVQPSSLESPLLDLLNVKYVLTTQNIRLPHYSLVYRGEVNIYRNEDYLPRAFFVPAARIVASPAEALAEIRKAKFDPRIYAVLEAGPGEEPSVLTKSIAAIGNHPSQPETSAVRGTLTANAQVVSYEPNKVVVIVTAPVAGLLILTDSYFPGWQVTVDGLESRIYKADYNFRAVALEPGQHTVVFRYSPLSFKVGLLGSFLAFLTLLLGAGYLAWRWLYQEQQGMSTVQRIAKNSLTPMSTSLLNKVIDLAFAMFMLRILNPTAVGKYYFAIILIGYFEILTNFGLNTLLTREVAKDPASGNRYLNSTTIVRLLLCLVSAPLIFGLVLLWRIAFGLDLETIIVIGLLSLSLVPSNMATGLSSLFYAYEKLEYPAAVSVVTNLLKVALGVAALLAGWGIIGLAAVSVLINVITALVFVYLVQSIFFKPRLGFDGVLTRTALGESYPLMLNHLLATVFFRIDIMFLQPMRGDAEVGYYSTAYRFLNALNIIPSSFTFAIFPIISRYAESAKEALLRAYVLSLKVLLIVSLPITVGTAMLAPELILLLGGEQYLPYSAIALQLLITFLPLSYINSVTQYVLIAVNQQRFLTLSFLIGATFNIVANLLLIPPLGYVGASIVTVLSEVVLLVPFMYSVHRHVGEVSLLALAVRPTVAALLMGLFMWWLRALNPLLLVPWAGLVYFALLLLLRTFDAQDVLLLRRLLGKDRGTLAVEIR from the coding sequence GTGAAGAAGCTGGCGCGCCCTGACCTGCTGGCCGTTCTTATTCTCCTCATCCTGCCCCTCATCTACCTTTGGGAAGTGCTTTTCACCGACAAGGTTCTCTTGCCGATCGATAACCTTTTTTACTTTCAGCCCTGGCTGAGCTTCGCCCCTCACTTTGGCGCATCCATCCCCCACAATAACCTTATCGGTGATCTCATCGTCCAGAACTATTCCTGGAAATTGTTTGCCAGTGAGATGGTGAGAAGTGGGCAGATTCCTCTCTGGAACCCTTATATCTTCGGGGGTGTGCCCTTCCTGGCTGCCGGTCAATATGGGGTTCTCTATCCCTTAGGAGTGCTATTCTATGTCCTGCCCGTGGCTAAAGCTTACGGCTGGTTCATAGCTCTGCATCTCTTCCTGGGTGCGGCATTTATGTACGCCTATATGCGCGTCATCGCGGTCAGGCCCATCGGAGCCCTGCTTTCGGCCATCACCTTCTCCTTCTCAACCTTCATCATCGTCAGCTTCGTCTGGCCCCAGGTCGTCAGTACAGCCATTTGGGCACCTCTGCTACTTCTGATGGTGGAAATGATCATCCGTGACAGTGAAACTAGGGGTATTACGGCGATAGTCTGGGTATTGCTGGGAGCCGTCGCCCTAGGGTTCCAATTTCTGGCTGGGCATATGGAGATCAGCTTCTACATCCTTTTCACCCTGTTGTTCTATGCTGTCTCCCGCCTCCTCAGCGATTGGTGGCAAAGACGCCGCTTGTTGGTGATGATGCGGGCTGCCCTTCTTTTAGCTACCATGGTGGCCCTCGGCTCTGCCCTAGCATCCATCCAGCTGATACCCTTCTATGAGGCGATAAAGCAGAACGTGCGTGCCGGATTGGTCACCTACCAGGATGTCATCGGCTGGGCTCTTCCTAAACAACAGCTACTCAGTTTTCTGATGCCAGACTTCTTCGGCAATCCAACCCATCATAGCTATTTTGACCTTATCCAGTGGAGAACACAGCTTGCGCCGAACAACTTTCTGGGTCAGCCAACCGAACCACCTCATACCATTTTCTGGGGCATTAAGAATTATGTTGAAGCTGGTAGCTATGTAGGTATCCTTCCCCTGGCCCTGGCCGCTGTCGCCTTACTCAGCCGACGCCGTAAATATACCGTCATTTTTTCTCTCTACGCTGCCCTGGCCCTTCTCCTGGCCTTTGGCTCACCTCTCTACAGCATCTTCTTCTACGGGATACCAGGCTTTAGCCAATTACACTCCCCTTTTCGCTGGATCTTCCCCTATACCATTAGCCTTTCTATTCTTGCTGGGCTCGGGGCAGACTATCTAGCCCAAAGGATGGGATCGCCACGAGGGAGGCTGCTGACCTGGTTAAGCAGGGGGCTTCTTTTTGCAGGATCGGCTTTGTTACTCGCCCTGGGGGCCAGTCTTCTTATGGAAGGGCAAAGCCTTCGTTTGGCCACGTGGGCCATCCAGCACTCGGAGAGGTTACAGGGGGCCTTCGCCGATGGCCAGATGCTCTACTCTTATCAATTTCGTAACATCTTTATCTTCACTCTTCTGCTTGGGGCCTCCGGGATCACCTTTTACGCCGCCAGGAATAGATGGCGTTTATTACTCCCCCTTTGGCAACCGTTGGCTATCCTTGTCCTGGTTCTTGACCTCTTCTCCTTTGGTATGGGCTTCAATTCTAAGACCGATCCCAGATTGCTTGCTTTCGTACCACCAGCTATCGAGTTTCTAAAAAGTGATCGAGAGCTGTACCGCCTGGTCAGCTTTGGCTACGATGATGTCCTCAAACCGAACACGGCGATGTCTTATTCACTGCAGGATAGTCGTGGTTACGATACGATTATCCCCAAGCAATACGTTGACTATTGGAGCCTGATGGAAGAGCCACACGGGCTTCTCTATAGTATGGTGCACAAGCTGGTTCAGCCCTCCTCTTTAGAATCACCGCTCTTGGATCTGCTGAACGTCAAGTACGTCTTGACTACACAGAACATCAGGTTACCCCACTATTCTCTCGTCTATCGCGGTGAGGTGAACATCTACCGCAACGAGGATTATCTTCCGCGGGCCTTTTTCGTGCCGGCGGCTAGGATCGTTGCCAGCCCGGCGGAGGCGTTGGCCGAAATAAGGAAGGCGAAGTTCGACCCCCGCATCTACGCTGTGCTTGAGGCCGGTCCTGGGGAGGAGCCATCCGTCCTGACCAAGAGCATTGCCGCTATAGGGAATCATCCGTCCCAGCCCGAAACCTCCGCGGTGAGAGGAACCCTCACGGCCAATGCGCAGGTGGTCTCTTACGAACCGAACAAGGTAGTGGTGATAGTCACGGCCCCAGTGGCAGGGCTCCTGATCTTGACGGATAGTTACTTTCCTGGTTGGCAAGTGACGGTTGATGGGTTGGAGAGTCGTATTTATAAGGCCGACTACAATTTCCGAGCGGTCGCTCTCGAACCGGGACAGCATACTGTGGTATTCAGATACAGTCCATTGTCCTTCAAAGTGGGGCTGCTGGGAAGTTTCTTGGCTTTTCTGACGCTGCTGCTGGGTGCGGGTTACCTGGCCTGGCGTTGGCTCTACCAGGAACAACAAGGGATGAGCACGGTACAAAGGATAGCCAAGAACAGTCTTACGCCGATGTCCACTTCTCTGTTGAACAAGGTCATCGACCTTGCCTTCGCCATGTTTATGTTGCGCATCCTCAATCCAACAGCCGTTGGTAAGTATTACTTTGCCATCATCCTCATTGGCTATTTCGAGATCCTTACCAATTTTGGCCTCAACACCCTCCTGACCCGCGAGGTGGCTAAAGACCCGGCCAGTGGCAATCGTTACTTAAACAGTACGACCATCGTCCGCCTACTGCTCTGCCTCGTCTCAGCTCCGCTCATCTTTGGGTTGGTGCTCCTCTGGCGCATCGCTTTTGGTCTGGACCTGGAGACGATCATCGTTATTGGGCTCCTGTCCCTTTCTCTTGTGCCCAGCAACATGGCCACTGGACTGAGCTCGCTCTTCTATGCCTATGAGAAACTGGAATATCCGGCGGCTGTAAGCGTCGTTACTAATCTGCTGAAGGTTGCCTTGGGCGTGGCTGCACTGCTAGCGGGTTGGGGCATCATCGGATTGGCCGCGGTATCGGTGCTAATTAATGTCATTACGGCCCTGGTTTTCGTCTATCTAGTGCAGAGCATATTCTTTAAGCCACGTTTGGGGTTCGACGGTGTCCTGACACGCACCGCTTTAGGCGAGTCATATCCCTTGATGCTGAACCATCTCTTGGCGACGGTGTTCTTCAGGATAGATATCATGTTCCTTCAGCCCATGCGGGGCGATGCCGAGGTGGGCTATTACAGCACAGCTTATCGGTTCCTCAATGCTCTCAATATCATCCCTTCGTCTTTCACCTTCGCCATCTTTCCAATTATTTCACGTTATGCTGAATCAGCCAAAGAGGCTTTATTGCGGGCCTACGTTCTGTCGCTCAAGGTCTTACTGATCGTCAGTCTACCGATCACCGTAGGTACAGCCATGTTGGCACCAGAGCTGATTCTTCTCTTAGGGGGCGAGCAATACCTTCCTTATTCGGCTATTGCCCTCCAGCTACTGATCACCTTTCTACCCTTAAGCTATATTAATAGTGTCACTCAGTACGTTCTCATCGCTGTCAACCAGCAGCGCTTTCTGACCTTGAGTTTCCTCATTGGGGCAACCTTTAACATTGTGGCTAATCTTCTCCTCATCCCTCCCCTGGGTTACGTGGGGGCCAGCATTGTTACTGTGCTCTCCGAGGTTGTCCTTCTGGTACCGTTTATGTACAGTGTACATCGGCACGTGGGTGAGGTTTCCTTACTCGCCCTGGCTGTGCGCCCCACGGTGGCAGCGCTGCTGATGGGGCTATTTATGTGGTGGCTGCGGGCGCTTAACCCCCTGCTCCTGGTGCCCTGGGCGGGCTTGGTCTATTTTGCCCTTCTGCTGCTCCTGCGCACCTTCGACGCACAAGATGTGCTCTTGCTGCGGCGGTTATTAGGCAAGGATAGGGGCACGCTCGCCGTTGAGATAAGATGA